In a genomic window of Glycine max cultivar Williams 82 chromosome 13, Glycine_max_v4.0, whole genome shotgun sequence:
- the LOC100775318 gene encoding receptor-like serine/threonine-protein kinase ALE2 isoform X2 translates to MELQLIFLLIKLHFVICIPQLHEYAATYLHHSRISSHSSIAFPPSESPSGVPDSIALPPSKASSSIPRSIALSPSKSFPKMKWTHSSMDYPISHHKHHHSRIKSINQVPAPTYPIHPHTRQGSPVFKSQHPSSSPMSWNLNAAAPAPAPSTTALPHHLNVPSPSPRISPSGSSLKKKKTPPPAYTLVLPSPPPNKDCMSVTCSEPLTYTPPGSACGCVWPLQVKLRISIAIYKFFPLVSKLAKEIAATVLLNRNQVRIVGADATSQQLEKTTILINLVPQGVMFDDTTAFLIYKKFWQREILNDASAFGDYEVLYVHYPGLPPSPPSNVHGIDVEPYPGRGNNGTIVKPLGVDISGKKKEGGGGRMVIMIVLSSFTAFVLFIGVAWLCLLKCDSCTLEPEQIPDVKIQSSSKRSGTASARSLTYGSMPGSRSMSFSSGTIIYTGSAKIFTLNEIEKATNNFNSSRILGEGGFGLVYKGDLDDGRDVAVKILKREDQHGDREFFVEAEMLSRLHHRNLVKLIGLCTEKQTRCLVYELVPNGSVESHLHGADKETEPLDWDARMKIALGAARGLAYLHEDCNPCVIHRDFKSSNILLEHDFTPKVSDFGLARTALNEGNKHISTHVIGTFGYVAPEYAMTGHLLVKSDVYSYGVVLLELLSGRKPVDLSQPAGQENLVAWARPLLTSKEGLQKIIDSVIKPCVSVDSMVKVAAIASMCVQPEVTQRPFMGEVVQALKLVCSEFEETSYVRPKSFRVPGGRVGFSE, encoded by the exons ATGGAATTGCAGCTTATTTTCCTGCTAATTAAGCTACATTTTGTTATATGTATTCCTCAGCTTCATGAATATGCTG CCACGTATCTGCACCATTCGAGAATCAGCAGCCATTCAAGTATTGCATTCCCACCATCAGAATCACCTTCTGGAGTTCCCGATAGTATTGCACTTCCACCTTCCAAGGCATCTTCTAGCATTCCCAGAAGTATTGCACTCTCACCTTCCAAATCATTCCCCAAAATGAAATGGACGCACAGTTCTATGGACTATCCAATATCACACCATAAGCATCACCATTCCAGAATAAAGTCCATCAACCAAGTTCCTGCACCAACCTATCCAATCCACCCTCATACTCGTCAAG GTTCTCCAGTCTTCAAATCACAACATCCATCCTCTTCACCTATGAGCTGGAATTTAAATGCAGCAGCACCAGCACCTGCACCATCAACAACAGCTCTACCACACCACTTGAATG TGCCCTCTCCTTCACCTAGAATTTCACCTTCAGGTTCatcattgaagaagaaaaagactcCACCACCAGCATATACTTTGGTTCTACCATCTCCACCGCCTAACAAAG ATTGTATGTCGGTGACTTGCTCTGAACCCTTGACATATACACCTCCTGGATCAGCTTGTGGTTGTGTATGGCCACTTCAAGTTAAACTTCGCATCAGCATTGCAATATACAAGTTTTTTCCTTTGGTTTCCAAGCTTGCCAAAGAAATTGCAGCTACTGTTTTGCTGAACCGTAATCAAGTACGCATTGTGGGAGCTGATGCAACTAGCCAGCAGCTAGAGAAAACCACTATTCTCATAAACTTGGTACCTCAAGGAGTGATGTTTGATGATACAACggcatttttaatatataagaaattcTGGCAGAGAGAGATTCTCAATGATGCTTCTGCCTTTGGGGACTATGAAGTGCTCTATGTTCATTATCCAG GCCTTCCACCATCTCCACCTTCAAATGTTCATGGTATAGATGTTGAACCATACCCTGGTCGCGGCAACAATGGAACAATAGTGAAACCTTTGGGAGTAGATATCTcagggaagaaaaaagaagggggTGGTGGAAGAATGGTTATTATGATCGTGCTGTCATCTTTTACTGCCTTTGTTCTATTCATTGGAGTAGCCTGGCTTTGTCTCTTGAAATGTGACTCCTGCACTCTCGAACCTGAACAAATTCCAGATGTCAAAATTCAATCCTCTTCAAAGCGATCAG GGACTGCCAGTGCTAGGTCATTGACTTATGGGAGCATGCCAGGTTCTAGATCAATGTCCTTCAGTTCAGGAACAATAATATACACAGGATCAGCTAAAATATTTACTTTGAATGAAATAGAGAAAGCAACAAataacttcaattcttcaagaATATTAGGAGAAGGTGGCTTCGGTCTTGTTTATAAAGGTGACCTAGATGATGGCAGGGATGTGGCAGTGAAGATTCTCAAAAGAGAGGACCAGCATGGTGACCGTGAATTCTTTGTAGAAGCTGAGATGCTTAGTCGCTTGCACCATAGAAATTTAGTTAAATTGATAGGTTTATGCACAGAGAAACAGACTCGCTGCTTAGTCTACGAGCTCGTCCCTAATGGCAGCGTGGAATCCCACTTACATG GTGCTGACAAGGAAACCGAACCACTTGATTGGGATGCACGGATGAAGATTGCACTTGGTGCAGCTAGGGGATTGGCTTATCTGCATGAAGATTGTAATCCATGTGTCATACATAGGGACTTCAAATCCAGCAACATTTTATTGGAACACGATTTTACACCCAAAGTTTCAGATTTTGGATTGGCTAGAACAGCACTGAACGAGGGAAACAAGCACATCTCAACACATGTTATTGGAACATTTGG CTATGTAGCTCCTGAATATGCAATGACTGGTCATCTCCTTGTGAAAAGTGATGTTTACAGCTATGGAGTTGTACTCCTTGAGCTCCTAAGTGGAAGAAAGCCTGTGGATTTGTCACAGCCAGCAGGTCAAGAAAACCTTGTTGCTTGGGCTCGTCCACTTCTTACAAGTAAGGAGGGTTTGCAGAAGATCATAGACTCAGTTATAAAGCCCTGTGTTTCTGTCGATAGCATGGTAAAAGTTGCAGCAATTGCATCCATGTGTGTGCAACCAGAAGTCACTCAACGTCCTTTCATGGGTGAAGTTGTTCAGGCGTTGAAGCTGGTATGCAGTGAGTTTGAGGAAACAAGTTATGTAAGACCAAAAAGTTTTCGAGTTCCAGGTGGGAGAGTGGGCTTTTCAGAGTAA
- the LOC100775318 gene encoding receptor-like serine/threonine-protein kinase ALE2 isoform X3, translated as MELQLIFLLIKLHFVICIPQLHEYAATYLHHSRISSHSSIAFPPSESPSGVPDSIALPPSKASSSIPRSIALSPSKSFPKMKWTHSSMDYPISHHKHHHSRIKSINQVPAPTYPIHPHTRQGSPVFKSQHPSSSPMSWNLNAAAPAPAPSTTALPHHLNGSSLKKKKTPPPAYTLVLPSPPPNKDCMSVTCSEPLTYTPPGSACGCVWPLQVKLRISIAIYKFFPLVSKLAKEIAATVLLNRNQVRIVGADATSQQLEKTTILINLVPQGVMFDDTTAFLIYKKFWQREILNDASAFGDYEVLYVHYPGLPPSPPSNVHGIDVEPYPGRGNNGTIVKPLGVDISGKKKEGGGGRMVIMIVLSSFTAFVLFIGVAWLCLLKCDSCTLEPEQIPDVKIQSSSKRSAGTASARSLTYGSMPGSRSMSFSSGTIIYTGSAKIFTLNEIEKATNNFNSSRILGEGGFGLVYKGDLDDGRDVAVKILKREDQHGDREFFVEAEMLSRLHHRNLVKLIGLCTEKQTRCLVYELVPNGSVESHLHGADKETEPLDWDARMKIALGAARGLAYLHEDCNPCVIHRDFKSSNILLEHDFTPKVSDFGLARTALNEGNKHISTHVIGTFGYVAPEYAMTGHLLVKSDVYSYGVVLLELLSGRKPVDLSQPAGQENLVAWARPLLTSKEGLQKIIDSVIKPCVSVDSMVKVAAIASMCVQPEVTQRPFMGEVVQALKLVCSEFEETSYVRPKSFRVPGGRVGFSE; from the exons ATGGAATTGCAGCTTATTTTCCTGCTAATTAAGCTACATTTTGTTATATGTATTCCTCAGCTTCATGAATATGCTG CCACGTATCTGCACCATTCGAGAATCAGCAGCCATTCAAGTATTGCATTCCCACCATCAGAATCACCTTCTGGAGTTCCCGATAGTATTGCACTTCCACCTTCCAAGGCATCTTCTAGCATTCCCAGAAGTATTGCACTCTCACCTTCCAAATCATTCCCCAAAATGAAATGGACGCACAGTTCTATGGACTATCCAATATCACACCATAAGCATCACCATTCCAGAATAAAGTCCATCAACCAAGTTCCTGCACCAACCTATCCAATCCACCCTCATACTCGTCAAG GTTCTCCAGTCTTCAAATCACAACATCCATCCTCTTCACCTATGAGCTGGAATTTAAATGCAGCAGCACCAGCACCTGCACCATCAACAACAGCTCTACCACACCACTTGAATG GTTCatcattgaagaagaaaaagactcCACCACCAGCATATACTTTGGTTCTACCATCTCCACCGCCTAACAAAG ATTGTATGTCGGTGACTTGCTCTGAACCCTTGACATATACACCTCCTGGATCAGCTTGTGGTTGTGTATGGCCACTTCAAGTTAAACTTCGCATCAGCATTGCAATATACAAGTTTTTTCCTTTGGTTTCCAAGCTTGCCAAAGAAATTGCAGCTACTGTTTTGCTGAACCGTAATCAAGTACGCATTGTGGGAGCTGATGCAACTAGCCAGCAGCTAGAGAAAACCACTATTCTCATAAACTTGGTACCTCAAGGAGTGATGTTTGATGATACAACggcatttttaatatataagaaattcTGGCAGAGAGAGATTCTCAATGATGCTTCTGCCTTTGGGGACTATGAAGTGCTCTATGTTCATTATCCAG GCCTTCCACCATCTCCACCTTCAAATGTTCATGGTATAGATGTTGAACCATACCCTGGTCGCGGCAACAATGGAACAATAGTGAAACCTTTGGGAGTAGATATCTcagggaagaaaaaagaagggggTGGTGGAAGAATGGTTATTATGATCGTGCTGTCATCTTTTACTGCCTTTGTTCTATTCATTGGAGTAGCCTGGCTTTGTCTCTTGAAATGTGACTCCTGCACTCTCGAACCTGAACAAATTCCAGATGTCAAAATTCAATCCTCTTCAAAGCGATCAG CAGGGACTGCCAGTGCTAGGTCATTGACTTATGGGAGCATGCCAGGTTCTAGATCAATGTCCTTCAGTTCAGGAACAATAATATACACAGGATCAGCTAAAATATTTACTTTGAATGAAATAGAGAAAGCAACAAataacttcaattcttcaagaATATTAGGAGAAGGTGGCTTCGGTCTTGTTTATAAAGGTGACCTAGATGATGGCAGGGATGTGGCAGTGAAGATTCTCAAAAGAGAGGACCAGCATGGTGACCGTGAATTCTTTGTAGAAGCTGAGATGCTTAGTCGCTTGCACCATAGAAATTTAGTTAAATTGATAGGTTTATGCACAGAGAAACAGACTCGCTGCTTAGTCTACGAGCTCGTCCCTAATGGCAGCGTGGAATCCCACTTACATG GTGCTGACAAGGAAACCGAACCACTTGATTGGGATGCACGGATGAAGATTGCACTTGGTGCAGCTAGGGGATTGGCTTATCTGCATGAAGATTGTAATCCATGTGTCATACATAGGGACTTCAAATCCAGCAACATTTTATTGGAACACGATTTTACACCCAAAGTTTCAGATTTTGGATTGGCTAGAACAGCACTGAACGAGGGAAACAAGCACATCTCAACACATGTTATTGGAACATTTGG CTATGTAGCTCCTGAATATGCAATGACTGGTCATCTCCTTGTGAAAAGTGATGTTTACAGCTATGGAGTTGTACTCCTTGAGCTCCTAAGTGGAAGAAAGCCTGTGGATTTGTCACAGCCAGCAGGTCAAGAAAACCTTGTTGCTTGGGCTCGTCCACTTCTTACAAGTAAGGAGGGTTTGCAGAAGATCATAGACTCAGTTATAAAGCCCTGTGTTTCTGTCGATAGCATGGTAAAAGTTGCAGCAATTGCATCCATGTGTGTGCAACCAGAAGTCACTCAACGTCCTTTCATGGGTGAAGTTGTTCAGGCGTTGAAGCTGGTATGCAGTGAGTTTGAGGAAACAAGTTATGTAAGACCAAAAAGTTTTCGAGTTCCAGGTGGGAGAGTGGGCTTTTCAGAGTAA
- the LOC100775318 gene encoding receptor-like serine/threonine-protein kinase ALE2 isoform X1, which translates to MELQLIFLLIKLHFVICIPQLHEYAATYLHHSRISSHSSIAFPPSESPSGVPDSIALPPSKASSSIPRSIALSPSKSFPKMKWTHSSMDYPISHHKHHHSRIKSINQVPAPTYPIHPHTRQGSPVFKSQHPSSSPMSWNLNAAAPAPAPSTTALPHHLNVPSPSPRISPSGSSLKKKKTPPPAYTLVLPSPPPNKDCMSVTCSEPLTYTPPGSACGCVWPLQVKLRISIAIYKFFPLVSKLAKEIAATVLLNRNQVRIVGADATSQQLEKTTILINLVPQGVMFDDTTAFLIYKKFWQREILNDASAFGDYEVLYVHYPGLPPSPPSNVHGIDVEPYPGRGNNGTIVKPLGVDISGKKKEGGGGRMVIMIVLSSFTAFVLFIGVAWLCLLKCDSCTLEPEQIPDVKIQSSSKRSAGTASARSLTYGSMPGSRSMSFSSGTIIYTGSAKIFTLNEIEKATNNFNSSRILGEGGFGLVYKGDLDDGRDVAVKILKREDQHGDREFFVEAEMLSRLHHRNLVKLIGLCTEKQTRCLVYELVPNGSVESHLHGADKETEPLDWDARMKIALGAARGLAYLHEDCNPCVIHRDFKSSNILLEHDFTPKVSDFGLARTALNEGNKHISTHVIGTFGYVAPEYAMTGHLLVKSDVYSYGVVLLELLSGRKPVDLSQPAGQENLVAWARPLLTSKEGLQKIIDSVIKPCVSVDSMVKVAAIASMCVQPEVTQRPFMGEVVQALKLVCSEFEETSYVRPKSFRVPGGRVGFSE; encoded by the exons ATGGAATTGCAGCTTATTTTCCTGCTAATTAAGCTACATTTTGTTATATGTATTCCTCAGCTTCATGAATATGCTG CCACGTATCTGCACCATTCGAGAATCAGCAGCCATTCAAGTATTGCATTCCCACCATCAGAATCACCTTCTGGAGTTCCCGATAGTATTGCACTTCCACCTTCCAAGGCATCTTCTAGCATTCCCAGAAGTATTGCACTCTCACCTTCCAAATCATTCCCCAAAATGAAATGGACGCACAGTTCTATGGACTATCCAATATCACACCATAAGCATCACCATTCCAGAATAAAGTCCATCAACCAAGTTCCTGCACCAACCTATCCAATCCACCCTCATACTCGTCAAG GTTCTCCAGTCTTCAAATCACAACATCCATCCTCTTCACCTATGAGCTGGAATTTAAATGCAGCAGCACCAGCACCTGCACCATCAACAACAGCTCTACCACACCACTTGAATG TGCCCTCTCCTTCACCTAGAATTTCACCTTCAGGTTCatcattgaagaagaaaaagactcCACCACCAGCATATACTTTGGTTCTACCATCTCCACCGCCTAACAAAG ATTGTATGTCGGTGACTTGCTCTGAACCCTTGACATATACACCTCCTGGATCAGCTTGTGGTTGTGTATGGCCACTTCAAGTTAAACTTCGCATCAGCATTGCAATATACAAGTTTTTTCCTTTGGTTTCCAAGCTTGCCAAAGAAATTGCAGCTACTGTTTTGCTGAACCGTAATCAAGTACGCATTGTGGGAGCTGATGCAACTAGCCAGCAGCTAGAGAAAACCACTATTCTCATAAACTTGGTACCTCAAGGAGTGATGTTTGATGATACAACggcatttttaatatataagaaattcTGGCAGAGAGAGATTCTCAATGATGCTTCTGCCTTTGGGGACTATGAAGTGCTCTATGTTCATTATCCAG GCCTTCCACCATCTCCACCTTCAAATGTTCATGGTATAGATGTTGAACCATACCCTGGTCGCGGCAACAATGGAACAATAGTGAAACCTTTGGGAGTAGATATCTcagggaagaaaaaagaagggggTGGTGGAAGAATGGTTATTATGATCGTGCTGTCATCTTTTACTGCCTTTGTTCTATTCATTGGAGTAGCCTGGCTTTGTCTCTTGAAATGTGACTCCTGCACTCTCGAACCTGAACAAATTCCAGATGTCAAAATTCAATCCTCTTCAAAGCGATCAG CAGGGACTGCCAGTGCTAGGTCATTGACTTATGGGAGCATGCCAGGTTCTAGATCAATGTCCTTCAGTTCAGGAACAATAATATACACAGGATCAGCTAAAATATTTACTTTGAATGAAATAGAGAAAGCAACAAataacttcaattcttcaagaATATTAGGAGAAGGTGGCTTCGGTCTTGTTTATAAAGGTGACCTAGATGATGGCAGGGATGTGGCAGTGAAGATTCTCAAAAGAGAGGACCAGCATGGTGACCGTGAATTCTTTGTAGAAGCTGAGATGCTTAGTCGCTTGCACCATAGAAATTTAGTTAAATTGATAGGTTTATGCACAGAGAAACAGACTCGCTGCTTAGTCTACGAGCTCGTCCCTAATGGCAGCGTGGAATCCCACTTACATG GTGCTGACAAGGAAACCGAACCACTTGATTGGGATGCACGGATGAAGATTGCACTTGGTGCAGCTAGGGGATTGGCTTATCTGCATGAAGATTGTAATCCATGTGTCATACATAGGGACTTCAAATCCAGCAACATTTTATTGGAACACGATTTTACACCCAAAGTTTCAGATTTTGGATTGGCTAGAACAGCACTGAACGAGGGAAACAAGCACATCTCAACACATGTTATTGGAACATTTGG CTATGTAGCTCCTGAATATGCAATGACTGGTCATCTCCTTGTGAAAAGTGATGTTTACAGCTATGGAGTTGTACTCCTTGAGCTCCTAAGTGGAAGAAAGCCTGTGGATTTGTCACAGCCAGCAGGTCAAGAAAACCTTGTTGCTTGGGCTCGTCCACTTCTTACAAGTAAGGAGGGTTTGCAGAAGATCATAGACTCAGTTATAAAGCCCTGTGTTTCTGTCGATAGCATGGTAAAAGTTGCAGCAATTGCATCCATGTGTGTGCAACCAGAAGTCACTCAACGTCCTTTCATGGGTGAAGTTGTTCAGGCGTTGAAGCTGGTATGCAGTGAGTTTGAGGAAACAAGTTATGTAAGACCAAAAAGTTTTCGAGTTCCAGGTGGGAGAGTGGGCTTTTCAGAGTAA
- the LOC102663233 gene encoding uncharacterized protein, with translation MVLLPAEKNSWMPSCRSGLIALVFSVQFLGSCLSCPSLGQNFELEIAGLYPKGSPSRNSRRPKINSGPRGGLEIVFNQQ, from the exons ATGGTATTGCTGCCGGCTGAAAA AAATTCATGGATGCCCTCCTGTCGCTCTGGGTTGATTGCCCTTGTGTTTTCGGTTCAGTTCCTCGGTTCTTGCCTCTCTTG CCCGAGCCTTGGACAAAATTTTGAACTAGAGATTGCAGGGCTTTACCCCAAAGGGAGCCCTTCCAGAAATTCTCGAAGGCCTAAGATAAACTCAGGCCCAAGAGGGGGTTTGGAAATAGTTTTCAACCAGCAATAG